A stretch of the Nicotiana tabacum cultivar K326 chromosome 6, ASM71507v2, whole genome shotgun sequence genome encodes the following:
- the LOC107787146 gene encoding uncharacterized protein LOC107787146, giving the protein MSDMQKGLLKVVSEVLPESEHRWCARHILANWSKDWRGLERRYNFWGCARASCVVELNFHLDSLNMLGNGICESLLRYNNETWCRAYFNRDRKCDIIDNNMCETFKAWILAVRYKTIITMLEEIRVKMMERIGKLREFADTWICDISPIAMKVYQDNMAQSMRCTIKWNGEYGNEVEDTSLRVVLKYCVNMQAQTCTCRSWMLKGIPCAHAIVAMHFKNIDPINYISH; this is encoded by the exons ATGTCTGATATGCAAAAG gGATTGCTTAAAGTTGTATCAGAAGTGTTGCCTGAAAGTGAACATAGGTGGTGTGCCAGACATATATTAGCAAACTGGTCCAAAGATTGGAGAGGATTAGAGAGGAGATACAACTTCTGGGGGTGTGCTAGAGCATCATGTGTGGTAGAACTGAATTTTCACCTGGACAGTTTGAATATGCTTGGGAATGGGATATGTGAGAGCCTCTTGAGGTATAACAATGAAACCTGGTGCAGAGCATACTTCAACCGTGACAGGAAATGTGATATAATTGACAACAATATGTGTGAGACATTTAAGGCTTGGATACTTGCTGTTCGGTACAAGACAATTATCACAATGTTGGAGGAAATTAGAGTGAAGATGATGGAGAGAATAGGAAAATTGAGGGAGTTTGCAGATACATGGATATGTGATATATCCCCAATTGCTATGAAGGTGTATCAGGATAACATGGCCCAATCTATGAGGTGTACAATCAAGTGGAATGGTGAATATGGCAATGAGGTTGAGGATACCTCATTAAGAGTGGTGCTGAAGTATTGTGTGAATATGCAAGCTCAAACTTGTACATGCAGGTCATGGATGCTGAAGGGTATCCCTTGTGCTCATGCAATTGTTGCTATGCATTTCAAGAATATTGACCCAATTAACTACATATCTCATTAG